In a genomic window of Candidatus Palauibacter polyketidifaciens:
- a CDS encoding YifB family Mg chelatase-like AAA ATPase, producing the protein MAKWVGSASVMSAAVMGLDVRPVSVEVSLIHGTPLMQIVGLAQSAVREGRERIRAAAAQLGLHVPGLRITVNLAPADLPKTGAALDLPIMLGILCAKGDLPQDALDGTLAVGELGLDGSLRPIRGALPIALFAAANPQVARLLLPVANLREASAAEGIAVGGSESLTYLLAALNGKARLREPAVLLSPAARTSGDPAPDDPGFDLSAVKGQPVAKRALEIAAAGGHNLLFSGSPGSGKTSLARCLPGLLPTLDVREAVDVTAIHSIAGLLADGSGLKRARPFRAPHHSISEAGLIGGGTRPRPGEASLAHHGVLFLDELPEFGRRTLEALRQPIEEGQVRIVRAAGSASFPAEFTLVAAMNPCPCGFLGVPGRCRCLEETVLRYRRRVSGPLLDRIDMLVDVPAVRWEQLAQAASGDTSAVVRTRVSKARARAARRHGTINARIPPVRLEEACRIDRGGRSLLRKAVTHLGLTARGYHRALRVARTIADLEGRGRVSEDHVAEAIRFRGPC; encoded by the coding sequence ATGGCAAAGTGGGTGGGGTCGGCCTCGGTGATGTCGGCGGCGGTGATGGGACTCGACGTGCGGCCGGTGAGCGTCGAGGTGTCGCTGATCCACGGGACGCCGCTGATGCAGATCGTCGGCCTCGCGCAGAGCGCCGTGCGCGAGGGCCGCGAGCGAATCCGGGCCGCCGCGGCCCAATTGGGCCTTCACGTTCCCGGGTTGCGCATCACGGTGAACCTGGCGCCGGCGGACCTTCCCAAGACCGGGGCCGCGCTGGATCTGCCGATCATGCTCGGGATCCTGTGCGCGAAGGGGGACCTCCCTCAGGACGCCCTCGACGGGACCCTGGCCGTGGGCGAACTCGGGCTCGACGGTTCGCTGCGCCCGATCCGGGGCGCCCTCCCGATCGCCCTTTTCGCGGCCGCGAACCCGCAGGTCGCGCGCCTCCTCCTGCCGGTCGCGAACCTGCGGGAGGCGTCGGCGGCGGAAGGAATCGCCGTGGGCGGCTCGGAGTCGCTGACCTACCTCCTCGCCGCGCTGAATGGCAAGGCCCGGTTGCGCGAACCCGCGGTGCTGCTATCCCCCGCCGCTCGGACCTCGGGTGACCCCGCGCCTGACGATCCCGGGTTCGACTTGTCGGCCGTGAAGGGGCAGCCGGTCGCCAAGCGGGCGCTGGAGATCGCGGCCGCCGGCGGGCACAACCTCCTTTTTTCGGGCTCCCCGGGTTCGGGCAAGACGAGCCTCGCCCGCTGCCTCCCCGGTCTCCTCCCCACTCTCGACGTAAGGGAGGCGGTGGACGTGACGGCGATCCACAGCATCGCCGGCCTCCTGGCCGACGGTTCCGGACTCAAGCGCGCCCGACCCTTCCGGGCGCCGCACCATTCCATCAGCGAGGCCGGGCTGATCGGGGGCGGGACCCGTCCGCGGCCGGGCGAGGCATCGCTTGCCCATCACGGCGTGCTCTTCCTCGACGAACTCCCGGAGTTCGGGCGCCGCACGCTGGAGGCGCTGCGCCAGCCGATCGAGGAAGGACAGGTGCGGATCGTCCGCGCGGCCGGATCGGCCAGCTTTCCCGCCGAGTTCACCCTCGTGGCGGCGATGAACCCCTGTCCGTGCGGCTTCCTGGGCGTGCCGGGCCGCTGCCGCTGTCTCGAGGAAACCGTGCTGCGCTACCGCCGCCGGGTCAGTGGACCGCTCCTCGACCGGATCGACATGCTCGTCGATGTCCCGGCCGTGCGCTGGGAGCAACTCGCGCAAGCGGCGTCCGGCGATACGAGCGCGGTCGTGCGGACCCGGGTGTCGAAGGCCCGGGCCCGCGCCGCCCGCCGTCACGGAACGATCAACGCGCGGATCCCGCCAGTCCGTCTCGAGGAGGCCTGCCGGATCGACCGCGGCGGCCGTTCGCTCCTGCGGAAAGCCGTGACGCATCTCGGCTTGACGGCCCGCGGCTACCACCGCGCGCTTCGCGTCGCCCGAACCATCGCAGACCTGGAGGGACGGGGCCGCGTATCCGAAGACCACGTCGCCGAAGCGATTCGTTTCCGCGGACCCTGCTAA
- the bshB1 gene encoding bacillithiol biosynthesis deacetylase BshB1, producing MTEQSLDLLAIAAHPDDAELTCGGTLARAAEQGYRTGILDLTRGEMASRGTPELRAEEADQAAAALGVGVRVNAGLPDARLENSQEARRIVVGHLRDLAPATVILPYPRGRHPDHRVASELARDACFLAGLREYEGGPGRRPEKILYAMAYREDAVKPTFVVPLTEEQFQRKVEAVRCYASQFEGSTAAGEIFPTGQPLVERIETASRHYGSLVRAPHGEPFHTDETMRVSDVTRLGVRSL from the coding sequence ATGACCGAACAATCTCTGGACCTCCTTGCGATCGCGGCGCATCCGGACGATGCGGAACTCACCTGCGGCGGGACGCTGGCCCGTGCCGCGGAACAGGGATACCGGACGGGGATCCTGGACCTGACCCGGGGCGAGATGGCCTCGCGCGGGACTCCGGAGTTGCGGGCGGAGGAGGCGGACCAGGCGGCGGCGGCGCTGGGCGTCGGGGTCCGGGTCAACGCCGGGCTCCCGGATGCGCGACTCGAGAACTCGCAGGAGGCGCGGCGGATCGTCGTCGGACACCTGCGGGACCTCGCTCCGGCGACCGTGATCCTGCCGTATCCGCGCGGCCGTCATCCGGATCATCGGGTCGCCTCCGAGCTCGCCCGCGATGCCTGTTTCCTCGCGGGACTGCGGGAGTACGAAGGCGGCCCGGGGCGGCGGCCGGAGAAGATCCTCTACGCCATGGCGTATCGGGAGGACGCGGTGAAACCGACCTTCGTCGTCCCGCTCACCGAAGAGCAGTTCCAGCGCAAGGTCGAGGCGGTGCGGTGCTACGCGTCACAGTTCGAGGGCTCGACGGCGGCGGGCGAGATCTTCCCCACCGGACAGCCGCTCGTCGAACGCATCGAGACAGCGTCGCGGCACTACGGCTCGCTGGTCCGGGCGCCGCACGGGGAACCGTTCCATACGGATGAGACGATGCGCGTGAGCGATGTCACACGCCTCGGAGTCCGCTCGTTGTAA
- a CDS encoding ABC transporter permease: protein MTARGGMGFLSTVTEGIAVAFDSIGANKVRSGLTILGVTIGVLVVMVMAAAITGINKSFEDAMSPNGVETFYVAHWDFTSGGFGGGPLGEEEPDLFRNKPLDPRWARDLGRIPGIRSASPFVELTGDFGPGAFEASVGSDRVEISFYGVGADYLEIYSGDFISGRWFTHPEAERRAPVAVIDSTVAADLFGSLNPLGREIRIGEGSRGAMFRVVGVYRVPANLFAGLASHYVWVPFASADKLLPVWDRAVSIIVRPEPEADLQMARDATHARMRQLRQLEPAEEDDFAVLTQEQLLNLWGQLTNVLFAAMLGLSSIGLMVGGVGVIGIMMISVTERTREIGLRKAMGGRRRDIMWQFLVEAATLTLLGGATGMLMGGAIVWVVNALTPLPAVVPLWSIVAALAASVLTGIGFGLYPASRAAALDPIEALRYE, encoded by the coding sequence ATGACCGCTCGTGGCGGCATGGGCTTCTTGTCAACGGTCACCGAAGGGATCGCGGTCGCCTTCGACTCGATCGGCGCCAACAAGGTTCGGAGCGGCCTCACGATCCTGGGCGTCACCATCGGCGTGCTCGTCGTCATGGTGATGGCGGCCGCGATCACCGGCATCAACAAGAGCTTCGAAGACGCGATGTCGCCGAACGGCGTCGAGACGTTCTACGTGGCGCACTGGGACTTCACGTCGGGGGGCTTCGGTGGCGGCCCTCTGGGCGAGGAGGAGCCGGACCTGTTCCGGAACAAACCCCTCGATCCGCGGTGGGCCAGGGACCTCGGACGCATCCCGGGCATCCGGAGCGCATCTCCGTTCGTCGAACTCACCGGCGATTTCGGTCCGGGGGCCTTCGAGGCGAGCGTCGGATCGGATCGTGTCGAGATCTCGTTCTACGGGGTCGGGGCCGACTATCTCGAGATCTACAGCGGCGACTTCATCTCGGGCCGCTGGTTCACGCACCCCGAGGCCGAGCGGCGGGCGCCCGTCGCCGTGATCGATTCCACCGTGGCGGCCGACCTGTTCGGGTCGCTCAATCCGCTCGGCCGCGAGATCCGGATCGGCGAAGGCAGCCGCGGAGCCATGTTCCGCGTGGTCGGCGTGTACCGCGTGCCGGCCAACCTGTTCGCCGGCCTCGCGTCGCACTACGTGTGGGTACCGTTCGCGAGCGCGGACAAGCTGCTGCCCGTCTGGGACCGGGCCGTCAGCATCATCGTGCGGCCGGAACCCGAAGCCGACCTTCAGATGGCGCGCGACGCGACGCACGCGCGGATGCGGCAGCTTCGCCAACTGGAGCCAGCCGAGGAGGACGACTTCGCGGTGCTGACCCAGGAGCAATTGCTGAATCTCTGGGGTCAACTGACAAACGTCCTGTTTGCGGCGATGCTCGGGTTGTCGAGCATCGGGCTCATGGTGGGGGGGGTCGGCGTGATCGGGATCATGATGATTTCCGTGACGGAGCGGACGCGGGAGATCGGGTTGCGGAAGGCGATGGGCGGACGGCGGCGGGACATCATGTGGCAATTCCTGGTCGAGGCGGCCACGCTCACGCTGCTGGGCGGAGCGACCGGGATGCTGATGGGCGGCGCAATCGTTTGGGTCGTGAACGCGCTCACGCCGCTCCCGGCCGTCGTGCCACTGTGGTCCATCGTGGCGGCCCTTGCGGCATCGGTGCTCACCGGGATCGGTTTCGGACTCTACCCGGCTTCGCGGGCCGCAGCGCTGGATCCGATCGAAGCGCTGCGCTACGAGTAG
- a CDS encoding cysteine desulfurase family protein → MTQREEERLYLDYAATWPMRPEVWEAMGAELRHGFNPASAHAPGRRAHRCLEVARGRIADLLGCARSSIYFTGGGTQSDNLAILGFVRSNPGRSPRVFVSEIEHKACLEAGDRGAVEGARVARIPVDGSGTIDLGWLRRELAADPDAPTLISVMWANNEIGTVQAMGEIVELGHEYGALVHTDAVQALGKVDCDLERTPVDLLSATAHKLGGPVGIGLLYLRPGVTLEPLSYGGGQERSMWPGTQNPIGATGFAAALALALEDREAEVARWTALRDHLEARIRAEIPDARIHAGDAPLRMPNLVSIGIPGCDSGAVLVSLDFEGIAASGGSACGSDSSVGSDVLDAIGITSDVPYAAVRFSFGHDTSRADVDAAADALARVAARVVAITA, encoded by the coding sequence ATGACACAGCGGGAAGAAGAGAGACTCTACCTCGACTACGCGGCGACCTGGCCCATGCGGCCGGAGGTATGGGAGGCGATGGGAGCGGAGCTGCGGCACGGCTTCAATCCCGCGAGCGCCCATGCCCCGGGACGGCGGGCCCATCGCTGCCTCGAGGTCGCGCGCGGGCGGATCGCGGATCTGCTCGGGTGCGCGCGGTCATCCATCTACTTCACGGGCGGTGGCACGCAGTCCGACAACCTCGCGATCCTCGGCTTCGTGCGGTCGAATCCGGGGCGGAGTCCGCGCGTGTTCGTGTCCGAGATCGAGCACAAGGCATGCCTCGAGGCGGGGGACCGCGGCGCGGTGGAGGGAGCCCGCGTGGCGCGGATTCCCGTGGACGGGTCGGGGACGATCGACCTCGGATGGCTGCGGCGGGAACTCGCGGCGGACCCGGACGCGCCGACGCTGATTTCGGTGATGTGGGCGAACAACGAGATCGGCACGGTCCAGGCGATGGGGGAGATCGTCGAGCTGGGCCACGAGTACGGGGCGCTCGTACACACGGACGCCGTGCAGGCCCTGGGGAAGGTGGACTGCGATCTGGAGCGGACGCCGGTCGATCTTCTCTCGGCTACGGCGCACAAGCTCGGCGGGCCCGTGGGGATCGGCCTCCTCTACCTGCGCCCGGGGGTGACGCTTGAGCCGCTGAGCTACGGGGGCGGCCAGGAACGGTCCATGTGGCCGGGCACGCAGAACCCGATCGGCGCGACGGGTTTCGCGGCCGCACTCGCGCTCGCGCTCGAGGACCGCGAGGCAGAGGTCGCACGCTGGACTGCGCTGCGGGATCACCTCGAGGCGCGGATCCGCGCGGAGATCCCCGACGCCCGGATCCATGCCGGCGACGCGCCGCTGCGGATGCCGAATCTCGTCAGCATCGGGATCCCGGGGTGTGACAGCGGAGCCGTGCTCGTCTCCCTCGATTTCGAGGGGATCGCGGCCTCGGGCGGATCGGCCTGCGGTTCCGACTCGAGCGTCGGCTCCGACGTGCTGGACGCGATCGGGATCACCAGCGACGTCCCGTACGCGGCCGTGCGCTTCAGCTTCGGCCACGACACGTCCCGGGCGGACGTCGACGCGGCGGCGGATGCGCTGGCCCGGGTGGCCGCGCGGGTCGTCGCCATCACGGCCTGA
- a CDS encoding aminodeoxychorismate/anthranilate synthase component II encodes MILLIDNYDSFAFNLARYLEELGETVRVRRNDDVDPGTLEDEGFSHIVISPGPCTPAEAGASVEVIRVVGAEIPILGVCLGHQCIAAATGGRVARAARPMHGRLSAIRHEGSGLFAGLPSPLEVTRYHSLIVDPGEPGDGLRVTARTEEGEVMALEHESRPLWGVQFHPEAVLTAGGRRLLGNFLALGRGEVPASEPVEAGLCAELPADALVPADSR; translated from the coding sequence ATGATCCTCCTCATCGACAACTACGATTCGTTCGCCTTCAACCTCGCGCGGTATCTCGAGGAACTTGGGGAGACCGTGCGGGTGCGGCGCAACGATGACGTCGATCCGGGGACCCTCGAGGACGAAGGCTTCTCGCACATCGTCATCTCGCCCGGTCCCTGCACGCCCGCCGAAGCCGGCGCTTCCGTCGAGGTGATCCGGGTGGTGGGCGCGGAGATCCCGATTCTCGGCGTTTGTCTCGGACACCAGTGTATCGCCGCGGCGACCGGCGGACGCGTCGCCCGGGCCGCGCGTCCGATGCACGGTCGCCTGTCGGCGATCCGGCACGAAGGGAGCGGGCTGTTCGCGGGCCTCCCCTCGCCGCTCGAGGTCACCCGCTACCATTCGCTGATCGTGGATCCCGGCGAACCCGGGGACGGCCTCCGGGTCACGGCCCGAACGGAGGAGGGCGAAGTCATGGCCCTCGAACACGAGTCGCGGCCGCTGTGGGGCGTCCAGTTCCATCCGGAAGCCGTACTGACGGCGGGCGGACGCCGCCTGCTCGGGAACTTCCTCGCGCTCGGAAGGGGGGAGGTTCCCGCTTCCGAGCCCGTGGAAGCCGGCCTCTGCGCGGAGCTCCCGGCCGACGCCCTGGTCCCGGCGGACTCGCGGTAG
- the thpR gene encoding RNA 2',3'-cyclic phosphodiesterase produces the protein MAAAGYVAPDARSRLFVAVLLPSAIRAELTRATAALRALEGVRPVRAEQMHLTLRFIGEVDRRLEAPLARAISAATAELPRFPIRLRAAGVFPSHRRARVLWVGVEEAPPLSALRRSAEEAVVGVGVAPDPRPFRPHVTVGRIRRPRPPVGLAGAVAGVRFEATVDVRCVSLMRSELLPRGARHTEVAACQLAGGTDDVRRARR, from the coding sequence ATGGCAGCCGCAGGATATGTCGCCCCCGACGCCCGGTCGAGGCTCTTCGTCGCCGTCCTCCTCCCCTCCGCGATCCGCGCGGAGCTGACGCGCGCGACCGCGGCCCTGCGGGCGCTGGAGGGGGTGCGGCCGGTGCGTGCGGAGCAAATGCACCTCACGCTGCGCTTCATCGGAGAGGTCGACCGCCGCCTCGAGGCGCCGCTTGCACGGGCGATCTCCGCGGCGACCGCGGAGCTGCCGCGCTTCCCGATCCGGCTGCGCGCCGCCGGCGTCTTCCCCTCCCACCGGCGTGCCCGCGTTCTGTGGGTCGGTGTCGAGGAGGCTCCGCCGCTCTCCGCGCTGCGGCGATCCGCGGAAGAGGCCGTGGTCGGCGTCGGCGTCGCCCCCGACCCGCGTCCCTTCCGCCCGCACGTAACGGTGGGACGAATCCGCCGCCCCCGACCACCCGTAGGTCTGGCGGGCGCCGTCGCGGGTGTCCGCTTCGAGGCCACGGTTGACGTCCGGTGCGTGTCACTGATGCGGAGCGAACTTCTCCCCCGCGGAGCACGGCACACCGAAGTCGCCGCCTGCCAGCTGGCGGGCGGCACCGATGACGTCCGGCGCGCACGACGCTAG
- a CDS encoding efflux RND transporter periplasmic adaptor subunit produces MKKAIIAVVVVGLLATMGFLAMQREGRGAVEVRVEAVGLRDLIDDVSATGHIEPKTHVDITTDVAGRIIELPVEEGQDVEEGDLLLQIDPALFRAAVNRAEAGVAQAQATLAQQRAAYEQAQRDADRLTALQARGTDFVTEAEVEQAVTNAEVQHRLFEASEHSVQQAEANLDQERDRLGKTTIRAPMSGRITRLNVERGETAIVGTMNNPGSLLLTVADLSVMEAVIEVDETDVPDITIGDSAYVEIDAFPNQRFVGTVTEIGNSSIVPLNPATSGGSAQAIDFEVRIELREPPEGIRPDLSATADVITATRDQVPSIPITALTLMDADEYEEIPNENLPSAPGSDAARDIEGVFVVEGNIVRFRPVEIGIAGENYFEVVSGIELGTTVVSGSFQAIRELGDGSRIQIDGPGPGAAVNGDGSEGSDAAINGEDGR; encoded by the coding sequence ATGAAGAAAGCGATCATCGCGGTCGTCGTGGTTGGGCTTCTCGCGACCATGGGATTCCTCGCCATGCAGCGGGAAGGGCGTGGCGCCGTCGAAGTCCGCGTAGAGGCCGTAGGGCTGCGGGATCTCATCGACGACGTCTCCGCGACAGGCCATATAGAACCCAAGACGCACGTGGACATCACGACCGACGTCGCCGGGCGGATCATCGAACTCCCGGTGGAGGAAGGGCAGGACGTGGAGGAGGGAGACCTCCTGCTTCAGATCGACCCGGCCCTCTTCCGCGCGGCGGTCAACCGGGCGGAGGCCGGGGTGGCGCAGGCGCAGGCCACCCTCGCCCAGCAGCGGGCGGCATACGAGCAGGCGCAGCGGGACGCGGATCGTCTCACGGCGTTGCAGGCGCGAGGGACCGACTTCGTGACCGAGGCGGAGGTTGAGCAGGCGGTGACAAACGCCGAGGTCCAGCACCGGCTCTTCGAGGCTTCGGAACATTCCGTGCAGCAGGCGGAGGCAAACCTCGACCAGGAGCGTGACCGGCTAGGGAAGACGACGATCCGGGCGCCCATGTCGGGCCGGATCACGCGGCTCAACGTCGAGCGCGGCGAGACCGCAATCGTCGGGACGATGAACAATCCGGGAAGCCTGCTCCTCACCGTCGCGGACCTGTCCGTCATGGAGGCCGTGATCGAGGTGGACGAAACGGACGTGCCCGACATTACCATCGGCGACTCCGCGTATGTCGAGATCGACGCCTTCCCCAACCAGCGTTTCGTGGGGACCGTCACCGAGATCGGCAACAGCTCGATCGTCCCCCTTAATCCCGCCACGTCCGGAGGTTCGGCCCAGGCGATCGACTTCGAGGTGCGCATCGAGCTTCGTGAGCCGCCCGAAGGGATCCGGCCGGACCTGTCCGCCACAGCGGACGTGATCACGGCCACCCGCGACCAAGTGCCCAGCATCCCCATCACGGCGCTGACGCTGATGGATGCGGACGAATACGAGGAGATCCCGAACGAGAATCTGCCGAGCGCTCCGGGCTCCGACGCGGCGCGGGATATCGAGGGCGTCTTCGTCGTGGAGGGGAACATCGTCCGCTTCCGGCCCGTGGAGATCGGCATCGCCGGAGAGAACTACTTCGAGGTCGTCTCGGGGATCGAACTCGGCACGACCGTGGTCTCCGGCTCGTTCCAGGCGATCCGCGAACTCGGCGACGGGAGCCGGATCCAGATCGACGGGCCGGGGCCCGGGGCCGCCGTCAACGGCGACGGCAGCGAAGGAAGCGACGCCGCGATCAACGGGGAGGACGGACGATGA
- a CDS encoding ABC transporter permease translates to MSGRGRGMGFIATVTEGIAVAFDSLGANKVRSGLTILGVTIGVLVVMVMAAVITGINRSFSELMAPEGVTTFWVAHFDFSSMQISGPLEEGEDAFFKNPPLEPEWTKELGRIEGIRSAAPIVDLAGSGYEASSGGDRVEIGLYGVGADYIEISGGDIIAGRWFTQSEADRRAAVTVIDSATAVELFGTRDPIGRDIRVSRGSENARVRVVGIYRVPANLFAGLVSHYVWMPFATADKLLRVWDRQISFVVRPEPETELQTALDATRARMRQLRGLQIGEEDDFAIMTPDQMMALWGQLTNVLFAAMVGLSSIGLMVGGVGVIGIMMISVTERTREIGLRKAMGGRRRDIMWQFLVEAATLTLLGGATGMVLGGGLVWIVNQATPLTAVVPMWSIVAALAASILTGIGFGLYPASRAAGLDPIDALRYE, encoded by the coding sequence ATGAGCGGGCGCGGGCGCGGCATGGGGTTCATCGCGACGGTCACCGAGGGGATCGCCGTCGCCTTCGACTCGCTCGGGGCGAACAAGGTACGGAGCGGTCTCACGATCCTCGGGGTGACGATCGGAGTCCTCGTCGTCATGGTCATGGCGGCGGTGATCACCGGGATCAACCGGAGCTTCTCGGAGTTGATGGCCCCTGAGGGGGTCACGACCTTCTGGGTGGCGCACTTCGACTTTTCCTCCATGCAGATCAGCGGTCCGCTGGAGGAAGGCGAGGACGCCTTCTTCAAGAACCCTCCGCTCGAGCCTGAATGGACGAAGGAACTGGGCCGGATCGAGGGGATCCGGAGCGCGGCGCCGATCGTGGACCTCGCGGGGTCGGGATACGAGGCCTCCTCCGGCGGCGACCGGGTCGAGATCGGACTCTACGGAGTTGGCGCCGACTACATCGAGATCTCGGGCGGAGATATCATCGCGGGCCGCTGGTTCACGCAGTCGGAGGCCGACCGGCGCGCTGCGGTCACCGTGATCGACTCGGCCACGGCGGTGGAGCTGTTCGGCACGCGGGATCCGATCGGACGGGACATCCGCGTCAGCCGGGGCAGCGAGAACGCGAGGGTCCGCGTGGTCGGCATCTACAGGGTGCCCGCCAATCTCTTCGCCGGCCTGGTTTCGCACTACGTGTGGATGCCCTTTGCGACGGCCGACAAGCTGCTGCGGGTATGGGATCGGCAGATCAGCTTCGTCGTGCGGCCGGAACCGGAGACGGAGCTGCAAACCGCGCTCGACGCGACCCGCGCCCGTATGCGGCAGTTGCGGGGATTGCAGATCGGCGAGGAAGACGACTTCGCCATCATGACTCCCGATCAGATGATGGCGCTCTGGGGCCAGCTGACGAACGTGCTCTTCGCCGCCATGGTCGGCCTGTCGAGCATCGGGCTCATGGTCGGTGGTGTCGGCGTCATCGGCATCATGATGATCTCCGTCACGGAGCGGACCCGCGAGATCGGGCTCCGCAAGGCGATGGGCGGACGCCGCCGGGACATCATGTGGCAATTCCTCGTGGAAGCGGCCACGCTCACGCTGCTCGGCGGGGCGACGGGGATGGTGCTCGGAGGCGGGCTCGTGTGGATCGTGAACCAGGCCACGCCGCTCACCGCCGTCGTGCCGATGTGGTCGATCGTGGCCGCGCTGGCGGCCTCGATTCTGACCGGTATCGGCTTCGGACTCTACCCGGCCTCCCGGGCCGCGGGTCTGGACCCCATCGACGCGTTGCGTTACGAGTAG
- a CDS encoding ABC transporter permease — translation MRFWEGIRLSLQQVWTQKLKSFFALLGIIIGITFLIAVITIVEGLNSYVRDDFAGSLFGVNTFTVVRRPQITTGRIDEAERRRQRRNPQLTMEDVAVVRDAAPDAQYLAYYARDVAGSARYGQYERRNVLMVGGSPEYEAVQGWKVVDGRGLTPIDDQQALPVAVIGAQIAERLFPTTSPIDKRIRAGGHGFRVVGVLEAEGGFVGNLRDAAILVPFETFQRTVARRRLEVDGITVKMGSIDELEPAMAEVEGAMRSNRRLRPSEPNNFGIDTSSGLLDAWETINRVLMTALPGLVGISLVVGGIVIMNIMLLSVTDRTREIGLRKSLGARRRDVLFQFLTEASTLSIVGAALGIGTGFGLAFIIERLWSLPTAVSVPAMIISLMLGLGVGIASGLYPAYRAARLDPIEALRFE, via the coding sequence ATGAGATTCTGGGAGGGCATTCGCCTGTCGCTGCAACAGGTATGGACGCAGAAGCTGAAGTCGTTCTTCGCGCTCCTCGGCATCATCATCGGGATCACGTTTCTAATCGCCGTGATCACGATCGTTGAGGGCTTGAACAGCTATGTGCGCGACGATTTCGCGGGTTCCCTCTTCGGCGTGAATACGTTCACGGTCGTGCGGCGTCCGCAGATCACCACTGGTCGCATCGATGAGGCCGAGCGACGCCGGCAGCGCCGCAATCCCCAACTCACCATGGAGGACGTGGCGGTCGTGCGAGACGCGGCGCCCGACGCCCAATACCTGGCCTACTACGCGCGAGATGTCGCGGGCTCGGCTCGCTACGGGCAGTACGAGCGACGCAATGTCCTCATGGTCGGAGGTTCGCCGGAATACGAGGCGGTCCAGGGGTGGAAGGTGGTGGATGGGCGGGGGCTGACGCCGATCGATGACCAGCAGGCGCTTCCCGTCGCGGTCATCGGCGCCCAGATCGCCGAACGGCTCTTCCCCACGACATCGCCCATCGACAAGCGCATCCGGGCGGGCGGGCACGGCTTCAGGGTCGTCGGCGTGCTGGAGGCCGAGGGTGGCTTTGTGGGGAATCTGCGCGATGCGGCCATACTCGTTCCCTTCGAGACGTTTCAGCGCACGGTGGCGCGTCGGCGGCTGGAGGTCGACGGGATCACCGTCAAGATGGGATCGATCGACGAACTCGAGCCGGCCATGGCGGAGGTGGAGGGCGCGATGCGCTCCAACCGGCGCCTGCGGCCCTCCGAACCGAACAATTTCGGCATCGACACGTCGAGCGGGCTGCTCGATGCGTGGGAGACGATCAACCGGGTGCTGATGACGGCGCTCCCCGGGCTGGTCGGGATTTCGCTCGTGGTGGGCGGCATCGTGATCATGAACATCATGCTGCTCTCGGTCACGGACCGGACGCGCGAGATCGGGCTCCGCAAGTCTCTCGGAGCTCGGCGCCGCGACGTCCTCTTTCAGTTCCTGACCGAGGCGTCGACGCTCTCGATCGTGGGGGCGGCGCTCGGCATCGGGACCGGATTCGGGCTCGCGTTCATAATCGAGCGACTCTGGTCGCTCCCGACAGCGGTCTCGGTTCCGGCGATGATCATCTCCCTAATGCTCGGGCTCGGCGTCGGAATCGCCTCCGGACTCTACCCGGCGTATCGGGCGGCGCGGCTCGACCCGATCGAAGCCCTCAGGTTCGAGTGA
- a CDS encoding YIP1 family protein, with product MEHLPESSEASVEEHAIPSLPVRIVQVFVSPAALFDALRQRPAWMGATLALIGLSIALQFLTPVIVPEEVLRRAAEARIADFIPAGADPEVLEQQVDAAVTPGVGVVVGTIIMTPLVLSLIAGLLLIAFNVMLGGEASFKQLLSAAAHAMYIGTAGGLVSIGLMAVGAEIVTLSPGLFLPEMEGFIGRFLNGINVFSVWTCGVLGVAVSRFYPGRSVAAGTTYLLVLYLIFVAAVAVFAGLLAGLAG from the coding sequence ATGGAACACCTTCCGGAATCGTCCGAGGCATCCGTGGAGGAGCACGCGATCCCCTCCCTGCCCGTGCGCATCGTGCAGGTCTTCGTCTCGCCGGCGGCGCTGTTCGATGCACTCCGCCAGCGGCCGGCCTGGATGGGCGCCACCCTGGCGCTGATCGGACTGAGCATCGCGCTTCAGTTCCTCACGCCCGTCATCGTCCCCGAAGAGGTATTGCGGAGGGCGGCGGAGGCCCGAATCGCGGACTTCATACCGGCGGGAGCCGACCCCGAGGTTCTGGAACAGCAGGTCGACGCGGCCGTAACCCCGGGAGTAGGCGTCGTCGTGGGCACGATCATCATGACGCCCCTCGTACTCTCGCTCATCGCGGGACTCCTCCTCATCGCGTTCAACGTCATGCTGGGGGGCGAAGCCAGCTTCAAGCAGCTGCTGAGCGCCGCCGCGCACGCGATGTACATCGGGACGGCGGGTGGGCTCGTTTCCATCGGCCTGATGGCGGTCGGGGCCGAGATCGTGACGCTCTCGCCCGGTCTCTTCCTGCCCGAGATGGAGGGGTTCATCGGCAGGTTCCTAAACGGAATCAACGTCTTCTCTGTTTGGACCTGCGGGGTGCTGGGGGTGGCGGTGAGCCGCTTCTATCCGGGCCGGTCCGTGGCGGCGGGCACGACGTATCTGCTCGTACTCTACCTGATCTTCGTGGCGGCGGTCGCGGTGTTCGCGGGCCTGCTAGCCGGCCTGGCCGGCTAG